One region of Natronorubrum aibiense genomic DNA includes:
- the sufB gene encoding Fe-S cluster assembly protein SufB: MSSDQDHLRETDTEERFDFKKEETAAFKTDKGLTEETIRLISEDKDEPEWMLERRLRALKQYQNMPMPTDWPGQPDLSELDIEEIVPYIRPDVDTREGVDDWTELPDEIKDTFDKLGIPEAEKNALSGVGAQYESEVVYQNMQEQWEEKGVIFMNMDRAVQEHPEIVKEYFMTTCVPPSDNKFAALHGAIWSGGSFVYVPEDVTVEMPVQAYFRMNSEGMGQFEHTLIIAEPGSEVHYIEGCSAPKYSAFNLHSGGVEVFVKEGAHVQYSTVQNWSKNTYNLNTKRAIAERDATMEWISGSMGSKATMLYPSTILKEPGATDTHITIAFAGEGQNIDTGAKVYHNAPNTKSTVESKSISKDGGRTNYRGLVHIADGAENSSTAVECDALMFDNESTSDTMPYMEIEESKVDVAHEATVGKIGDEDIFYLQSRGLDDDDAKKMIVAGFIKPITEELPIEYAVELNRLIELEMEGSLG; this comes from the coding sequence ATGAGTTCCGATCAAGATCACCTCCGCGAAACGGACACCGAGGAACGGTTCGACTTCAAAAAGGAAGAGACGGCCGCGTTCAAAACCGATAAGGGCCTGACCGAGGAGACGATTCGTCTCATTTCCGAAGATAAAGACGAGCCGGAGTGGATGCTCGAGCGCCGCCTGCGTGCGCTCAAGCAGTACCAGAACATGCCGATGCCGACAGACTGGCCCGGCCAGCCGGACCTCTCCGAACTGGACATCGAAGAGATTGTCCCCTACATCCGTCCAGATGTCGACACGCGTGAAGGCGTCGACGACTGGACGGAACTGCCAGACGAAATCAAAGATACCTTCGACAAACTGGGCATTCCGGAAGCCGAGAAGAACGCCCTCTCCGGCGTCGGCGCCCAGTACGAATCGGAAGTCGTCTACCAGAACATGCAGGAGCAGTGGGAGGAGAAAGGCGTCATCTTCATGAACATGGACCGGGCGGTCCAGGAGCATCCTGAGATCGTCAAAGAGTACTTCATGACGACGTGTGTGCCTCCAAGTGATAACAAGTTCGCCGCGCTCCACGGCGCTATCTGGTCCGGTGGCTCGTTCGTCTACGTTCCCGAAGACGTCACCGTCGAGATGCCTGTCCAGGCGTATTTCCGGATGAACTCCGAAGGGATGGGCCAGTTCGAGCACACACTGATCATCGCCGAACCCGGCAGTGAGGTTCACTACATTGAGGGCTGTTCCGCCCCGAAGTATTCGGCATTCAATCTCCATTCGGGAGGTGTCGAGGTGTTCGTCAAAGAGGGAGCTCACGTCCAGTACTCGACGGTCCAGAACTGGTCGAAAAACACCTACAACCTCAACACGAAACGTGCCATCGCCGAACGGGACGCTACGATGGAATGGATCTCGGGTTCGATGGGTTCGAAAGCGACCATGCTCTATCCCTCGACAATTCTAAAGGAACCTGGTGCGACGGACACCCACATCACGATCGCCTTCGCCGGCGAAGGCCAGAACATCGACACTGGTGCGAAGGTCTACCACAACGCGCCAAACACGAAGTCGACAGTCGAGTCGAAATCCATCAGTAAAGATGGCGGCCGCACCAACTACCGCGGCCTCGTTCACATCGCCGACGGTGCCGAGAACTCCTCGACTGCAGTGGAGTGTGACGCGTTGATGTTCGACAACGAGTCCACCTCCGACACGATGCCGTACATGGAGATCGAGGAGTCGAAAGTCGACGTCGCTCACGAGGCGACCGTCGGCAAGATCGGCGATGAGGACATCTTCTACCTCCAGTCGCGTGGACTGGACGACGACGACGCCAAAAAGATGATCGTCGCCGGTTTCATCAAACCGATCACCGAGGAGTTGCCGATCGAGTACGCCGTCGAGTTGAACCGGCTGATCGAACTCGAGATGGAAGGAAGCCTCGGATAA
- a CDS encoding IclR family transcriptional regulator, translating into MANVAPGSSVKSVDRLFEIIRILDELNGARVTEVATRLDMPKSTVHDHLSTMYQHEYVVKEGNEYYLSLQFLRLGEHARWRKEAYRLTYEKVSRLAERTGERAQFIIEEHGKGVYIHRETGEYGVKTNSDIGERVPLHATAAGKAILSALPVPYMEALLAELELERFTEYTVTDVDELRAELQIAREQNYVFNEEEYTKGLTAVGVPVLEQSGAVLGAISLSGPTYRMQGEWFTDEVPSMLLGTVNELELDITFS; encoded by the coding sequence ATGGCAAACGTCGCCCCTGGCTCGTCGGTAAAGTCGGTTGATCGGCTGTTCGAGATCATCCGCATTCTGGACGAACTCAACGGCGCACGCGTGACCGAGGTTGCGACCCGACTCGACATGCCAAAGAGCACCGTCCACGACCATCTCTCGACGATGTACCAGCACGAGTACGTCGTCAAAGAGGGCAACGAGTACTACCTCAGTCTCCAGTTCCTTCGACTCGGCGAGCACGCTCGGTGGCGAAAGGAGGCGTATCGACTCACGTACGAAAAGGTGAGCCGACTGGCCGAACGGACCGGCGAGCGCGCCCAGTTCATCATCGAAGAACACGGGAAGGGGGTCTACATTCACCGCGAAACGGGCGAGTACGGCGTGAAAACCAACTCGGACATCGGCGAACGCGTTCCCTTACACGCGACTGCCGCGGGGAAGGCGATCCTCAGCGCACTTCCCGTTCCGTACATGGAGGCGCTGCTCGCAGAACTCGAACTCGAGCGGTTCACCGAGTATACGGTCACGGACGTCGACGAACTGCGGGCGGAACTGCAGATTGCGCGGGAACAGAATTACGTATTCAACGAGGAGGAGTACACGAAGGGGTTGACCGCTGTCGGCGTGCCGGTACTCGAACAGTCGGGGGCGGTCCTCGGTGCAATCAGTCTCTCCGGGCCGACGTATCGGATGCAGGGTGAGTGGTTCACCGATGAAGTGCCGTCGATGCTGCTGGGTACGGTCAACGAACTCGAGCTCGATATCACGTTTTCGTAG
- a CDS encoding dihydroorotase, with translation MVEATSRVVNARVVTPSGTIHGGMAAKDGKIVAIGSDSSLPEADETIDADGNYLIPGIICPHNHMGISRYEHDYHTQYELDMETETKACLAGGVTSFFTFLLQEEPYVPDMDFFVETGEQQSYIDFGFHAIVHQDHHVDEIDALAEEGVRSFKLFFNMYKTSAPELGIGHSDAGRVYTVLKKTAEMENAVVMFHAENDDLGPVKIDEIKGEGRDDLSAWADASPGISQAMQIEQIGMLTEHTGATTYVVHNSMEETVDALGRYNERGVSIHGETLPSFLANHCEDEDVGLWGKISPPIGYKRDQEALWKALRNGTFDHVGTDHCPYQLEFKGPRDGSVWEAPPGDQGLQTFLPLMLSEGVNKNRISMERMVEVCSTNNAKRFGIYPRKGALVEGADADAVIVDLKKEFTVDEDFLYGLDNRWCSAFGRELTGAPTHTIKGGELVVEHNDVLTEGGIGSYLPRYEDGVASAE, from the coding sequence ATGGTAGAAGCTACCAGTAGAGTCGTTAACGCACGTGTCGTCACACCATCCGGAACGATCCACGGCGGAATGGCCGCCAAAGACGGGAAAATCGTCGCCATCGGATCGGATAGTTCGCTGCCCGAAGCCGACGAGACGATCGACGCGGATGGGAATTACCTCATTCCGGGCATCATCTGTCCACACAACCACATGGGTATCTCTCGGTACGAACACGACTATCACACCCAGTACGAACTCGATATGGAAACTGAGACGAAAGCCTGTCTCGCCGGCGGCGTGACGTCGTTCTTCACGTTCCTCCTTCAGGAGGAGCCGTACGTCCCCGACATGGATTTTTTCGTCGAGACGGGTGAACAACAGTCCTACATCGACTTCGGTTTCCACGCGATCGTCCATCAGGACCACCACGTCGACGAGATCGACGCTCTCGCCGAGGAAGGGGTCCGATCGTTTAAACTGTTTTTCAACATGTACAAGACGTCGGCTCCGGAGTTGGGAATCGGCCACTCCGACGCCGGTCGCGTCTACACAGTCTTGAAAAAGACGGCCGAGATGGAGAACGCGGTCGTCATGTTCCACGCCGAAAACGACGACCTCGGGCCGGTGAAAATCGATGAAATCAAGGGGGAGGGTCGGGACGACCTGAGCGCGTGGGCCGACGCTTCACCGGGGATCAGTCAGGCGATGCAGATCGAACAGATCGGTATGCTCACCGAACACACCGGCGCGACGACGTACGTCGTCCACAACAGCATGGAAGAAACCGTCGACGCACTCGGACGGTACAACGAACGTGGCGTCAGCATCCACGGCGAAACCTTGCCGAGTTTCCTCGCCAACCACTGCGAAGACGAGGACGTCGGCCTCTGGGGAAAGATTTCGCCCCCGATCGGGTACAAAAGGGATCAGGAGGCGCTCTGGAAGGCCCTCCGAAACGGCACGTTCGACCACGTCGGCACCGACCACTGCCCGTACCAACTCGAGTTCAAAGGCCCCCGCGACGGCAGCGTCTGGGAAGCACCGCCGGGTGATCAGGGCCTCCAGACGTTCCTTCCGCTCATGCTTAGCGAAGGTGTGAACAAAAACCGGATCTCGATGGAGCGGATGGTCGAAGTCTGCTCGACGAACAACGCGAAACGGTTCGGTATCTATCCGCGGAAAGGTGCACTCGTCGAAGGCGCAGACGCCGATGCCGTGATCGTCGACCTGAAAAAGGAGTTTACCGTCGACGAGGACTTCCTCTACGGGCTGGACAACCGCTGGTGTTCGGCGTTCGGCCGCGAACTGACCGGCGCACCGACACACACGATCAAAGGCGGTGAACTCGTCGTCGAACACAACGACGTCCTCACGGAAGGCGGGATCGGCTCGTACCTGCCACGCTATGAAGACGGCGTTGCCTCTGCAGAGTGA
- a CDS encoding Lrp/AsnC family transcriptional regulator, whose translation MDHNDRPDIDETDVAILKRVERDADVNLADLAAELELSKSAVHYRLTKLKDEDVITSISADVDPLALGLEMVVITEVSVAHESGYADEIGHALAEIDGVFQVYYTMGDVDFIVHSRVQNREQMNDLIDEIVTIDGVNETASTFVMKELQTNPKTVANMSTEMIENVVDGTE comes from the coding sequence ATGGACCACAACGACCGACCCGACATCGACGAAACGGACGTCGCGATCCTCAAGCGCGTCGAGCGCGATGCCGATGTCAACCTCGCGGATCTGGCTGCGGAACTCGAGCTCTCGAAGTCGGCGGTTCACTACCGGCTGACCAAACTCAAAGACGAAGACGTCATCACCTCGATCTCGGCGGACGTCGATCCGCTTGCACTCGGCCTCGAGATGGTGGTTATCACGGAAGTGTCGGTCGCCCACGAGAGCGGCTACGCCGACGAAATTGGCCACGCACTCGCCGAGATCGACGGCGTGTTTCAGGTCTACTATACGATGGGCGACGTCGATTTCATCGTTCACTCTCGCGTCCAAAACCGCGAGCAGATGAACGACCTCATCGACGAGATCGTGACGATCGATGGCGTCAACGAGACCGCTTCGACGTTCGTGATGAAAGAGTTGCAGACGAACCCAAAGACGGTCGCGAACATGTCCACGGAGATGATCGAGAACGTCGTCGACGGGACGGAGTGA
- a CDS encoding SDR family NAD(P)-dependent oxidoreductase — MVRLDGTQALVTGASKGIGRGIAEGLATEGATVGVNYPPQEDTAHADDVVETIEASGGTARAFEADVSDAADVESMLDAFDDAFGTIDVLVNNAGILTQSPLAEMPVEMWDETIAVDLRGTFLPTRFALPKMLESGGGSIINVASQLGILGGEELVHYSAAKGGVIAMTRALAREVSPTVRVNAVAPGPVQTELLDDISEEWREAKAAQLPMDRLGEVEDIVPTVVFLASEESSYYTGQTLSPDGGDAMH; from the coding sequence ATGGTTCGACTAGACGGCACGCAGGCGTTAGTAACAGGAGCGAGCAAGGGTATCGGGCGCGGAATCGCCGAGGGGTTGGCCACCGAGGGAGCGACCGTTGGCGTCAACTATCCCCCACAGGAAGACACAGCACACGCCGATGACGTCGTCGAGACGATCGAAGCCAGTGGAGGAACCGCACGCGCGTTCGAAGCCGACGTCAGCGACGCAGCCGACGTTGAGTCAATGCTCGATGCGTTCGACGACGCGTTCGGGACAATCGACGTCCTCGTCAACAACGCGGGGATCCTTACTCAGTCACCGCTCGCGGAGATGCCCGTCGAGATGTGGGACGAAACGATCGCGGTGGACCTTCGCGGGACGTTCCTCCCGACCCGTTTCGCCCTTCCAAAGATGCTCGAGTCGGGCGGCGGCTCGATCATCAACGTGGCCTCACAGCTGGGCATCCTCGGCGGTGAGGAGTTAGTCCACTACTCGGCTGCCAAAGGTGGCGTGATCGCGATGACGCGAGCGCTCGCCCGCGAGGTGTCGCCGACGGTCCGGGTCAACGCCGTCGCGCCGGGGCCAGTTCAGACCGAGCTGTTGGACGACATCAGCGAGGAATGGCGCGAGGCGAAAGCGGCACAGCTCCCGATGGATCGACTCGGCGAGGTCGAGGATATCGTTCCGACTGTCGTCTTCCTCGCCTCCGAGGAGAGCAGCTATTATACGGGACAGACGCTCAGCCCTGACGGCGGGGATGCAATGCATTAG
- a CDS encoding LLM class flavin-dependent oxidoreductase, whose amino-acid sequence MSDPTFDRLGIWNWERENVSDEIEDAKYAESKGFDSVWQGESRLVRDAMTIMGAYTQVTDSVKFGPGVTNCYTRNVALMAQTFSTLDELSGGRAMLGIGAWWDPLASKVGIDRQNPLRYMWEYCTVLKKLLDLETVTYDGQYIQVEDIELDLVRANAEPRTVPIYIGATGLTMNKMAGELVGNGTIDGVYMNYLIPPSHNERAMEKLTEGVEKQGGTIDDVDRPQLIAVSMDEDADVAIDNARGLVTQYIGQQPHITKASGIDPEVGEQVGEELGGWPASAEDIERASRLVPDEVVTNIVAAGTPEDCVQKVADYCTAGCTEPSLYSLGPNVRDVIDVFAEFKTA is encoded by the coding sequence ATGAGTGACCCCACGTTCGACCGCCTCGGCATCTGGAACTGGGAACGCGAGAACGTCTCCGACGAGATTGAGGACGCGAAGTACGCCGAGTCCAAGGGATTCGACTCGGTCTGGCAAGGTGAGTCACGACTGGTTCGCGACGCCATGACAATCATGGGGGCCTACACACAGGTGACCGACTCGGTCAAGTTTGGGCCGGGCGTGACCAACTGCTACACGCGAAACGTCGCCCTGATGGCCCAGACGTTCTCGACGCTCGACGAACTGTCGGGCGGTCGGGCGATGCTCGGCATCGGCGCGTGGTGGGACCCGCTTGCGAGCAAGGTAGGGATCGACCGCCAGAATCCGCTTCGGTACATGTGGGAGTACTGTACCGTCCTCAAGAAACTGCTCGACCTCGAGACCGTCACCTACGACGGGCAGTACATTCAGGTCGAGGACATCGAACTCGATCTGGTGCGAGCCAACGCCGAGCCACGAACGGTCCCGATCTACATCGGGGCGACCGGGCTGACGATGAACAAGATGGCCGGCGAACTCGTCGGCAACGGCACCATCGACGGCGTCTACATGAACTACCTGATCCCGCCGTCACACAACGAGCGGGCGATGGAGAAGCTCACCGAGGGCGTCGAGAAACAGGGCGGGACGATCGACGACGTCGACCGGCCACAGCTCATCGCGGTCTCGATGGACGAGGACGCAGACGTCGCCATCGACAACGCCCGCGGGCTGGTCACCCAGTACATCGGACAACAGCCCCACATCACGAAAGCGTCGGGAATCGACCCCGAAGTGGGCGAACAGGTCGGCGAGGAACTCGGCGGCTGGCCCGCCTCGGCCGAGGACATCGAGCGCGCCAGCCGACTGGTGCCCGACGAGGTCGTCACGAACATCGTCGCTGCTGGCACGCCCGAGGACTGCGTCCAGAAGGTCGCCGACTACTGTACCGCCGGCTGTACCGAACCGTCGCTGTACTCGCTCGGCCCGAACGTTCGGGACGTAATCGACGTCTTCGCCGAGTTCAAAACAGCGTAG
- a CDS encoding isochorismatase family protein, producing the protein MPADTPDVYDRAGLDNEIGYGDTPALIVVDLQQGFTDPSCSLGGDLTAVVERTNALLEAAHDTDCPVVATRIITTHPEAADLGMWVKKIPTLEVLSVDSEWVKFDDRLELQADDHRLDKRQASSFHETELHSMLSAWGVDTLVVAGCTTSGCVRATAVDGCAHGFRVIVPEGSVGDRLEEPHAANLFDIHAKYGDVKPVEEVCEYLRDT; encoded by the coding sequence ATGCCAGCAGACACACCGGACGTTTACGACCGTGCAGGACTGGACAACGAAATCGGCTACGGAGACACGCCCGCACTGATCGTCGTCGATCTGCAACAGGGCTTCACCGATCCCTCGTGCTCGCTTGGCGGCGATCTCACAGCCGTCGTCGAACGAACGAATGCACTCCTCGAGGCCGCCCACGACACCGACTGTCCCGTCGTGGCAACCCGCATTATCACTACCCACCCGGAGGCAGCTGATCTCGGGATGTGGGTCAAAAAGATCCCGACGCTCGAGGTGCTGTCCGTGGACTCGGAGTGGGTCAAATTCGACGACCGACTCGAGCTTCAAGCCGACGACCACCGGCTGGACAAACGACAGGCGAGCTCGTTCCACGAGACGGAACTCCACTCGATGCTATCTGCGTGGGGCGTCGATACGCTCGTCGTCGCCGGCTGTACGACCAGCGGCTGTGTCCGTGCCACAGCCGTCGACGGCTGTGCCCACGGCTTTCGCGTGATCGTCCCCGAGGGGAGCGTCGGTGACCGACTCGAGGAGCCACATGCGGCGAACCTCTTCGATATCCACGCGAAGTACGGCGACGTCAAACCGGTCGAGGAGGTGTGTGAGTATCTACGCGACACCTGA
- a CDS encoding Zn-dependent hydrolase codes for MPIALQRERFVSTMKEQAEIGGTADGGLHRLTLSDDDKEIRDWFMEQMTAADLSVRVDEFGNMFGRRAGTDPDAKPVLVGSHLDSQPYGGIYDGALGVIAALELIRTLNDNEIETEHPIEIVNWTNEEGSRFQPAMQGSGVWAGAHDLEEEYAKTDVDGTVFKDELERIGYKGDEPCEPPEEYEAYLELHVEQGPYLEENGKDVGVVTGIVGFTWGAITFYGEADHSGPTPMHYRQDALVAAADVITQIRRIPSTLGERTVGTTGYIDAKPNSINIIPEEVTFTWGFRDPSDDVIDEARRRVLEEAEWAAEREGLEWEYEDRMRAPAVEFAEGCVDAVQTAADELGYDSMQIFSGAGHDATHMHSICDTGMVFAVSENGKSHNESEYTSWDDCYAAASTLANAAVDLAGGAQ; via the coding sequence ATGCCCATTGCGTTACAGCGAGAGCGCTTCGTATCGACGATGAAAGAGCAGGCCGAAATTGGTGGGACCGCCGACGGTGGCTTACACAGACTCACGCTCTCCGACGACGACAAGGAAATCCGCGACTGGTTCATGGAGCAGATGACTGCGGCCGACCTCTCGGTCCGGGTCGACGAGTTCGGAAACATGTTTGGACGCCGTGCGGGCACTGATCCCGACGCAAAGCCAGTGTTGGTCGGCTCCCATCTCGATTCCCAGCCCTACGGCGGCATATACGACGGTGCACTCGGTGTGATCGCTGCTCTGGAGCTGATCCGGACGCTCAACGACAACGAGATCGAGACCGAACACCCGATCGAGATCGTCAACTGGACCAACGAGGAGGGGTCGCGGTTCCAGCCGGCGATGCAGGGAAGCGGCGTCTGGGCCGGCGCGCACGACCTCGAGGAAGAGTACGCGAAGACCGACGTCGACGGCACCGTGTTCAAAGACGAACTCGAGCGCATCGGCTACAAAGGCGACGAGCCCTGTGAGCCCCCCGAAGAGTACGAGGCGTATCTCGAGCTCCACGTCGAGCAGGGGCCCTACCTCGAGGAAAACGGGAAAGACGTCGGCGTCGTCACGGGAATCGTCGGCTTCACGTGGGGGGCGATTACGTTCTACGGCGAGGCCGACCACTCCGGTCCGACGCCGATGCATTACCGACAGGATGCGCTGGTCGCTGCGGCCGACGTCATCACCCAGATCCGGCGTATTCCGAGCACGCTCGGCGAGCGCACCGTCGGAACCACGGGGTACATCGACGCCAAGCCGAACTCGATCAACATCATCCCCGAGGAAGTCACGTTCACATGGGGGTTCCGTGATCCCTCCGACGACGTGATCGACGAGGCTCGTCGGCGCGTCCTCGAGGAAGCTGAGTGGGCCGCCGAGCGGGAGGGCCTCGAGTGGGAGTATGAAGACCGTATGCGTGCCCCGGCAGTCGAGTTCGCCGAGGGGTGTGTCGATGCGGTCCAGACGGCTGCGGACGAACTCGGCTACGATAGCATGCAAATTTTCAGCGGCGCGGGACACGACGCGACACATATGCACAGCATCTGCGATACGGGAATGGTGTTCGCGGTGAGCGAGAACGGCAAGAGCCACAACGAGTCGGAGTACACCAGCTGGGACGACTGTTATGCAGCGGCATCGACGCTTGCGAACGCTGCGGTCGACCTCGCTGGAGGTGCGCAATGA
- a CDS encoding hydantoinase B/oxoprolinase family protein → MSQTDVHTDIDLDPVTFEVLRSSFTNLVDRMAEQIQRTCYSFVIYNRDFSNCLNDAEGNTVMQGSQDIAVHVGTLHYTCKETLEYFEGNINPGDVYIVNDPYLGATHINDVRIMRPVFYDDELIAVTQSNGHWADVGGPSPGSFNIEANSHFAEGLRIPPLKIWDRGEFQDDVANLLVTNMRLSEDRMGDLRAQTEATRIAEERLLELVDKYGIDTVKTAFDESKNYVERIMRERIRELPNGTWRTQDYIDGDPAKEEGFVTIDVEMTIDDDEVHYDLSGSDEYIGNFLNSTYGTSFSAVIAGTKMFFPDVPLNSGMYRVVDATLPEGTVVNAPEPVPVTGSVAGAYEKVMNAIFEMWSEVLPERAMACAFNLEYLLSGGTDRRPDRDGTEFMWYDWMAGGWGGRDGLDGANATAPVFGAGLAVQSLEGQERDTPLLTSQHSIVTDSAGPGEFRGGCGVEKGGRLLECENSVISYCSDRAYSVTWGLDGGLPGVPHGVTLTRADDDPKDLGTVFSNKPIETGDRFTRPSSGGGGFGDPLERDPDAVREDVIDEYVSIERAERDYGVVIDAIDPELCEYEIDHEATAAKRDHIREHREGWLEEDPESVAERYREGDLDQLDLVRRYGVILEWESGELLERTTAQFREMLERRAAAEWR, encoded by the coding sequence ATGTCACAGACAGACGTACACACGGATATCGACCTCGATCCAGTCACGTTCGAAGTCCTGCGGAGTTCGTTTACGAACCTCGTCGACCGGATGGCCGAACAGATCCAGCGAACGTGTTACTCGTTCGTGATCTACAATCGCGACTTCAGTAACTGCCTGAACGACGCAGAAGGAAATACGGTGATGCAGGGCTCACAGGACATCGCCGTCCACGTCGGCACGCTCCACTACACCTGCAAGGAGACCCTCGAGTACTTCGAGGGGAACATCAACCCGGGCGACGTCTACATCGTCAACGACCCGTATCTTGGGGCGACGCACATCAACGACGTCCGGATCATGCGGCCGGTGTTCTACGACGACGAACTGATCGCTGTCACGCAGTCGAACGGTCACTGGGCCGACGTCGGTGGCCCGTCGCCGGGCTCGTTCAACATCGAGGCGAACAGCCACTTCGCGGAGGGGCTGCGCATTCCGCCGCTGAAAATCTGGGACCGCGGCGAGTTTCAGGACGACGTCGCCAACCTGTTAGTGACGAACATGCGCCTCTCGGAGGACCGCATGGGTGACCTGCGTGCCCAGACCGAAGCGACCAGAATCGCCGAGGAGCGCCTCCTCGAGCTCGTCGACAAGTACGGGATCGACACCGTCAAAACGGCGTTCGACGAGTCGAAAAACTACGTCGAACGGATCATGCGCGAACGGATTCGCGAGCTGCCAAACGGCACGTGGCGAACGCAAGATTACATCGACGGCGACCCGGCGAAAGAAGAGGGTTTCGTCACGATCGACGTCGAGATGACGATCGACGACGACGAGGTTCACTACGACCTCTCGGGGTCGGACGAATACATCGGCAACTTCCTGAACTCCACGTACGGCACGTCGTTTTCGGCGGTGATCGCCGGGACGAAGATGTTCTTCCCGGACGTCCCGCTCAACTCGGGAATGTACCGGGTCGTCGACGCGACGCTTCCCGAAGGAACGGTGGTTAACGCACCGGAGCCTGTCCCTGTCACGGGGTCGGTCGCCGGCGCGTACGAGAAGGTGATGAACGCCATCTTCGAGATGTGGTCGGAGGTGCTTCCAGAACGGGCGATGGCCTGTGCCTTCAACCTCGAGTATCTGCTCTCGGGTGGAACGGATCGCCGCCCCGACCGTGACGGCACGGAGTTCATGTGGTACGACTGGATGGCCGGCGGCTGGGGTGGTCGCGACGGCTTAGACGGCGCGAACGCGACCGCGCCGGTTTTCGGTGCCGGACTGGCCGTCCAGTCGCTCGAGGGCCAAGAGCGCGACACGCCGCTGTTGACGAGCCAACACTCGATCGTCACAGATTCGGCTGGCCCCGGGGAGTTCCGTGGCGGCTGTGGCGTCGAGAAGGGCGGACGCTTGCTCGAGTGTGAAAACAGCGTCATCTCCTACTGTTCCGACCGGGCGTACTCGGTCACGTGGGGGTTGGATGGCGGCCTGCCGGGTGTCCCTCACGGCGTCACCCTCACGCGTGCAGACGACGACCCCAAAGACCTCGGGACGGTGTTCTCGAACAAGCCGATCGAGACCGGCGACCGGTTCACCCGACCGTCCTCCGGCGGTGGCGGGTTCGGCGATCCGCTCGAGCGCGACCCCGACGCGGTTCGCGAGGACGTCATCGACGAGTACGTCTCGATCGAACGCGCCGAGCGTGATTACGGCGTGGTGATCGATGCGATCGATCCGGAGCTGTGTGAGTACGAGATCGATCACGAAGCGACGGCGGCGAAACGCGACCATATCCGCGAGCATCGCGAGGGCTGGCTCGAGGAAGACCCCGAATCGGTCGCCGAACGCTACCGCGAGGGCGACCTCGATCAGCTGGATCTCGTCCGGCGGTACGGCGTGATCCTCGAGTGGGAGTCCGGCGAGTTACTCGAGCGCACGACGGCCCAGTTCCGCGAGATGCTCGAGCGGCGAGCAGCGGCCGAGTGGCGCTGA
- a CDS encoding GNAT family N-acetyltransferase, with the protein MRTTTTITQLSTDAERRAAFPILNELRTHLDEESFAEQYEQMHEEGYRLFGLYDGDELVAVTGVKTATNFYLGKHAYVYDLVTTESRRSEGFGAELLEFVHDWAVGEGCEAVELESGLWRDDAHRFYTDRLGYEKYCYSFTYDLTNDGDGE; encoded by the coding sequence ATGCGCACCACAACCACCATCACGCAGCTATCGACCGATGCCGAACGACGCGCGGCGTTTCCGATCCTCAACGAACTGCGGACCCACTTGGACGAGGAGTCGTTCGCCGAGCAGTACGAACAGATGCACGAGGAGGGATATCGGCTGTTCGGTCTCTACGACGGTGACGAACTCGTCGCCGTCACTGGCGTCAAAACGGCGACCAACTTCTACCTCGGCAAACATGCCTACGTATACGATCTCGTGACGACCGAGTCCCGGCGCTCGGAGGGGTTCGGGGCGGAACTGCTCGAATTCGTCCACGACTGGGCGGTGGGTGAAGGCTGTGAGGCCGTCGAACTCGAGTCGGGGCTCTGGCGCGACGACGCACACCGGTTTTACACCGACAGACTCGGCTACGAGAAGTACTGTTACTCGTTTACGTACGACCTCACTAACGACGGCGACGGCGAGTAA